The DNA region tcttcctcctcctcctcctcctccttttccctccttcttctccttcgattttttctcctcctccttctttgttttgcctccagggttatcgctggggcttggtgcctgcacaatgaaaccattactcctagagaccatttcccccccatttttattggataggacagagagaaattgagaggggagggggaagagagggagagagatagagagacacctgcagacctgctccaccacttgcaaagctgtccccttgcaggtgaggatcaggggacTCGACCTAGGACCCTTGCATGGGtcattgcacttggtactatgtgcacttaacctggtgaactcccacccgacccccagtgaatctttttttaatctttatttattgactagaaacagccagaaattgagcaggaagggggttatagagagggagacagagacacctgcagcactacttcaccactagcaaagctttccccctgcaggtggggaccggggtctcgaacccaggtccttgtgcattgtaacatgtccaccCCACCAGGttttccaccacccagccccggaaaGTGAACCTATATTCGTGAACACACTCTTGAACTCAATTCCATCTGTAACCTGGCTTCCCCACCCCTTGACCTCACAGTGACCCAGGGTTTGGCTGAAGCTTCCAGGGACCGGGAGGACATCCGAACTGAGCTCTTCAGGATGATAGAATCCATCCAATCTGGAAATGGTGagtgagacagagtgggagagagcaaGGAGGGAAGGGAACATTTGGACCCTGCTTGTGGGCGTCCAGATCCCCTGTCCCCATGCTTGGAGCTGTGCTAGACTCTGTGATCAGCTCTTGGGTCCTGGGGGTCCACCCCAGCCATATCTACTATTGGACTCCACTGAAAAGctgttcatatttttctttattattattatggggttgaatggtttacagtaagtatagttggtgatacatgtgtaacatttctcagttttctgtaaaacatccccagcctaggtcttcctttagcatcatgttacaggacctgaaaattcccccccacccccagagtcttttactttagtgcaatacaccaaacccaatccaagtcctgctttgtgtgTTTCCCCATTCTGTTCTTAATTcccaacttctgttcatgagtgagatcatcccatcttcatccttgtctttctggatgatctcacttcacatgattccttccagcttcatccaaaatgaggtgaagaaggagaactcatcatttttcatagctgagtagtattccactgtataaatagaccacaacttacacaCTGTTcacctttttcccctctctccctccacatcTCAGCCTCCTGCGAGCAGTGCCCCACATCCTGGCTGCCCTTCCAAGGCTCCTGCTACCTTTTCTCGAGGGAATGGGCCACCTGGGATGAGGCACAGAAACACTGCCTGGAGGCTGGGGGGCACCTGGTGATTATTGGTGGCATGAATGAGCAGGTGAGAGATTGAGGAAGCTGGACAGGGGAGAGAAGGGATCGATCTGAAAGGACTGAGTTCCTGGATTGGAGAATTGGGGGTTGGGGAGCACGTGGGACCAGCTCTGTCATAtccatctcccttcccttcctccctcccagagcTTCCTTGTTCAGCATATTGGTGACCGAGGTCACTGGCTGGGACTCAGGGCTGTGCGTCAGAGGAGCCGGATACAGAGCTACCAGTGGGTGGATGGAGTCCCACTCAGCTTCAGGTGAGAAAAGCAATTTTCTAGGGGAAATGCCTCTGGCAGATCCCATGAACTtccttaatgtttttatttatttattattctctagagacagagagacattgagaaaaaaggaggaagttgaggcagggagagggcagagagacacctgcagtcctgcttcatcacttgtgaagctttccccctgtaagtggggatgaggggcttgagaacccgggtccttgtgcactgtaacgtgtgcttaactaggtgtgccaccacctgatccctaatCCCATAAACATCTTAGGGGATACCTCAGTGTCAGTTCAAGGTTACATTCTGGGAGTTAGAAAGTCGtgtccctgggagtcgggcggtagctcagcgggttaagtgcacgtagtgcaaagtgcaaggactggtgtaaggatcccagttccagcccctggctccccacctgcaggggattcgattcacaggtggtgaagcaggtctacaggtgtctatctttctctcctcctctctgtcttcccctcctctctccgtttctctctgtcctatctaataacaatgacatcattaacaacaacaataactacaacaataaaaacaagggcaacaaaagggaaaacacataaatataaaattttttttaaaaagaaagttgcaTCCCATGTGCATGTTGAAGTCAGACCCTCAGAAGTCTAAGTTAAGATACCCAGGTGATCCACTGAGTTGATCCCAGAGGCTGGTTCCAGGCTCACCCTCTGAGTGCCAGCAatccccccctcctcttcccccaaaCTGTTGCAGTCACTGGAACCGGGGGGAGCCCAGTGACTCTCAGGGACGCGAGGACTGTATCATGATGCTGAACACGGGATTGTGGAATGATGCACCATGCACTTTGCGAGACAACTGGATCTGTGAGAAGAGGCGCACCTGCTGACTCTGCCCATATTCCCGGAGCCATGCCCACTTCCACTCCTGCCATCCCCAGAGGAGCTTGGAAAACTGGTCCCACCCACTTTCCCCCATTGATTTTCCatcaactaataaaaaataaataagcaaacaaacaaacagaacctAGTTATGCGCCCAACCTAGTTATGTCCACTGCCTTCTTAGATCTGGGACCTACACTCCCATCTCACTGCATCTGTCGACTTAACCCAGTCTCCACCACATCCAAAAGCCCAGCTTCAAAGTTCTGCATTCTGATACTACTTCTATTCCTAACCAAAATCTGGTtaggatttttttatttcttctcagaAGGAGGCATGACAAAACGAGGTTCGGGAATTGTCTTTTTGGCTCTAGGGAACAGCAATGAAGGATTGGATAATTCATTGTCTTGAGGATCTGATGAgaaattgttgttttattttataaaatggaaatattgacaagactataggataagaggggcacaattccacacagttcttaccaccagaactctgtatccaatcccctcccctggtagctttcctattctttatccctctgggagtatggacccaggatcattgtggtatgcagaaggtggaaggtctggtttctttaactgattctccactgaacatgggtgttggcaggttgattcatactcccagtctatctctctctttccctagtgtggcagggctctggggaagtggggctctaggacacattggtggggtcatctgcccagggaagtcagattggcatcatggtagcatctggaacctggtggctgaaaaagagttatgatagaaagcagaacaggttgttgactaatcatgaacctaaaggtaagaatattgcagatgagatttggggtctcttttttggaaaaagctagtagatatgttttaggtatattccaagaggcccatgactttactagtttctgcctgagcctgacatctaatatgcaggtggatccaggttattgtctggggagatggtgtcatagttgaaaaaaagCTTTCTACcctaactagaaagctggatcagggaagagagtggctcccaaatgtggggaaagtctataaatattgcTAATTGTAAACCCCAATTGATTTgttctggggctcatattcagcataaAAGCCCATGTAACGTCCAtatatatccctgtaggtctggactcacattctgtggtcatgagtaggaatgttccaagctgccccaattttaggacctatcttcctcagatggtagatagagtatgttatccaacctccctccagagaatggaatattctctaccattgttgatccacattgagggaaaggtcctatggggccccccaaaggagtccattatgttgttcctgatggagactaccagtgataatggagagagggatctgtctgaggtctaggctcatcatgtctcaCAGAGGATCTTGGGAGGGTTCATTTTGGTCCTTTGGGAAAGGAACTAGGCTGAAATCTGGAGTGAGGACATATTTACTTGGGGGTGGGATGGTGGAAGTCACCCCACTATGACAGGCAGCATGAGACAAGACTCTGAGGCCAGGGGAAAGTGACTGAAGGGAATTGAAGATATCCTTCTATttccaaacccaggtcctgtgacCATTGTGTGGGTAAATCGGAAAGTACATCTCAGCAAAGGGAGTTATTTTAGGAGTAGTGGGATTGCAATGGGGTCCTGGGAGTCAGACTTCACAGGTGGAGCATGTAGGAAGTTGTGGAATTTACCTAAagccacctggggggggggcaaggataCACAgaatctttctctt from Erinaceus europaeus chromosome 23, mEriEur2.1, whole genome shotgun sequence includes:
- the LOC103122258 gene encoding C-type lectin domain family 4 member G-like, translated to MDTSGYSKWGSGFQENLSGPWERWGCRALLLALVLSATAVLWVVILSVLLSKASTECGLLHSQQNQLETNVSKLTMVLGALQEEFGANKIKCQSTQVQLQTASKELKEAQGKLLEQQSALRDLKEQMTQGLAEASRDREDIRTELFRMIESIQSGNASCEQCPTSWLPFQGSCYLFSREWATWDEAQKHCLEAGGHLVIIGGMNEQSFLVQHIGDRGHWLGLRAVRQRSRIQSYQWVDGVPLSFSHWNRGEPSDSQGREDCIMMLNTGLWNDAPCTLRDNWICEKRRTC